The genomic stretch TCAGCACCGGGGACAGCGCATGTGCGCCTACGCCGCGCAGGGCCGACTGACCATGCGCGACAGGGACGAGACGATCAGGTTGATCGAGGGCCGCATGCGCTTCCCGGAGCCCACCCAGTTCGAGCTCAGCCACCCCGCGCACTCGACCGTAGACTGGCGAGACCAGCAGCCGCTCAGCCCTGGCGAGTTGGAGTTCATGACCATGCTTGCGCTGTACCACTGCCAATCGGCGACCCCGCAGAGGTTGCTGAAGCTCGCGGGTAGGCGCATCGGCCTGAGCCTGTCGCAGCACCATGGCGGCGGGATCATGCGGGCGCTCGGGCATCTTGAGCTGCGGGGACTGGCGTACCAGGGCAATGACGGGGCGTGGCACGCGGCGCGCGAGAGCTGCACGCTACCGCCGAAAGTGCAGGAGAGACCGGCGACAATTCAGATTGTTGACGAGGGGTGGCCGAAGTGAGCCACGGTGAGGAATACAGCATGGACAGAGACGAGCTGTTGGACGCTTTGCTCACATGGGGAGACCCTAGCGTGATGCAGGAACGGCTACACGGGTCGCGCGGCGTCACGCTGAGCGGCGCAACTGAAGCCGACCTGCGAGCCGTGCTTGAGGAGCTCGAAGACGAGGAGCTGGAGCTCGGTGTTGCGTTCAGCTGGGAGGTTGGCGACCTCAGCCCCTATGAGTACGGGGACTCTCACAAAGCCTGACTTTTCCCGAACAGCCCATATCATCAATATGTAGGAACGCACCTCAATTCATAGACCAGCACGCGCGGAATACAGCACTTTGTATTCTGCGTTTCTTTTGGGGGTTTTTCACTATGAACAGACGTCAAGAGCGCATGATTCGCAAGCGCCTAGCTGACCAATTGTGCTTTACGCAAAGCGGCTCGACCGAGCTTGCATTGCAGGAATGCACCTTTGAACAGACCATTGTCACGGCGTTGGGAGCCGAGCGGAGCGGCGAGTTGCTGAGCAGTATCCATGCAATCCGCAGCGAGATGGATGAAGAGGAGCGTCATCACTTGCTTGAGATTGCGCGCGAGATGCTGAAGAGCGCGACTGAGACAAGCGGCCGCTGGCGCGTGGTGGGGGTGGTGGGGTGAGCGTGGTGTCTCAGAGGGTTTTTGTAGACGCGCTGAAGGTCAGCACGCCCGCAGAGCTGACGGCGCGGCTGTTGCGAGAGCGCATGAGTGGCGAGGTGGCACGAGGGGCGGTGATCGCGGCGGAATGGTACGCAGAGCGCGGCGTTGACCCGGACGGGCTGTTGCAGGTGGTTGCTTTCGGGGTGCCGGTGTGGCTGCACGTGATCGGGCCCGTGGCGGTGCACTGGGTGAGGCCGCAGGGGTATGGGGCGGTTTGGCTGCCTCCGGACGGGCTGGACGTGTGGCCCTGGATGCGGGCGTTGCAGTCTTTGCAAGCCGTGGAGCACCTCTGGCCAGGCAGCGTCGGCGGGTGGCTGAGACAAGGGGAAGAGCTCACAGGTCGGCAGGCAGGCATGACCAGGCTGGCGTGGGCGCGGGGCCGGGAGCCCGATCCGCTGGCTGAGGTTTTCTGGCGGCTGGGACGGAAGCATGCGCACTGATCAGGTGATGCGCGTGATCATGTCCTCGCCTGACCCGCATCGAGGGCGGTTGCTTCTTCAGATCGCGGCTGGGGCGATGAGGAGCTGCGGCCCCATGTTCCCTGGGGTTGAGCTGGAGTTGCCGCCTGGGACGCTGGTCGTGCGCGAGTCGACGGGGCTTCCGGAGTTCTGGGGGCCCAGGTTCTCGGTCCACGTGATGCAAGACCTTCATCGCGGCCGCAGCTACGGGGTGCTGGTTGCGTACCACAACGGGCTTGTCGAGCAGGCCGATGCCGGGGATGAGCCACTGCGGCTGTTTTGGCAGAACCTGATGTTGCTGCTGAATCGGTGATATCACTGTCTGGGACGGCAAAAACCTGTTGACACCCATGCACTTTTAGAGTATGCTTTGTACATGGATCTGAGCGGCGAACACAGCTAGGACTGAAGAGTCAAGACGGCCGTTGCCGCGGCTAGATTGTCCGAAACCTTCGGGGTGCAGCAATGCCCGAAGGTACGAAGAAAGAAAGTGTCGGGAAGGTCGTCGAGCTCTGCTGTGGTCTCGGGGGAGCAACTCACGGGCTGCTGAACGCTGGCCTGGACGTGGTCAAAGCGTATGACCTGTGGCCCGTTGCGGTCCAGGCGCACAAGGAGTGGCACCCGGAAGTCCCGTGTGAAGTCCGGGACGTCAAAGAGATCGAGCCCGAAGAGCTGCGCGGTGTAGCGGTGTGGGCGTCGTTGCCGTGTTTCGTCGCTGGAACCCTGGTTCTGACCGATGGCGGGTATCGACCGATCGAAGACATCAAGGTTGGCGATATGGTGCTGACGCACGAGGGGCGCTGGCGTCCCGTTCAGCACACCATGCGTCGTGAGGGCGCACAGCTTAGGTACATCAAGGCTGGAGGGGCCCCCGAGGGTCTGCTGACTACCGACGAGCACCCGTTCTACGTTAGGCAGCAGGGCCGCGCTTGGAACAATGATAGGCGCAGCTATGACCGCACCTTCGGGCTTCCTGAGTGGCGAGACGCTGAGGATGTTGTCCCTGGGCGCGACCTGGTAGGTCAGGTGCTGCCCGCGGAGGATAAGGCAAGTGAGTACAGCGAGGCCCACTGGTGGCTTGTTGGACGCTACCTAGCAGATGGCTGGCGCACGGACACCAAAGGGTACGACGGAGGGTCAGTTGTCGTCTGTGCTGGTGCGTCAAAAGCGGCCGAGCTTGAGAGACGGATCATTGAGGCGGGATTCACGCCGAGAGCTCACCGTGAGCGTACGGTCACGAAGTTCCATATCTTCAGCAACGATCTCTATCACTTCCTGAAGCCATTTGGCAGGTACGCTCACGGCAAGTGCATCCCCGGCTTCGCGCTTGAGCTACCGAAACATCTTGCAAAGGCGCTGCTGGATGGGTATCTGTCCGGTGACGGCCACTATGAGGAGCGCTACAAGGAGCTCAAGGCCACCACCGTGAGCCGACCGCTGGCACTCGGCGTGGCGCTGTTGGCTCAGAAAGTCTTCGGTGTCGTGGCAGCTGTCAGGGTGTGTCGCGTTCCACGCAAGAAGGTCATCGAGGGTAGGCAGGTCAACCAGCGTGACTTCTACGTGGTCTCCATACCGCACCACAACCGCTCAGCGTTCGTTGATGGCGACTACGGCTGGAAGCATGTGCGCGAGAATATGCCAGCCGGCGTTGGAACGGTCTACAACATCAGTGTCGAGGAAGACGAGTCGTATGTCGTAGAGAACATCATCGTTCACAACTGCCAGCCGTGGTCGGTGGCCAACCAGGTGCGCCGCGGGAAGAATCACCCGCACTACTACAGCCTGAGGCACTTCGCCCGGCAGGTGCAGTACGCGCGCGTTGCAGTGATCGAGAACGTCGCTGGCTTGGCTCGGACGCAAGACGGGCGTGCAGAGCTTCAGGAATTGCGCGACGAGTGCCGCAAGCTGGGACTGCGGTGCAGCGTGCAGATCATCAGCTGCACCGAGCACGGGGTGGTGACCGCCGGGAAGCGGACCATCATCATCATCTCACGGGACGGGCAAGAGGTTGAGCCAATCGTGCCGACGGAGCCCGTGGCGGCAACCGGAAGAAGGCCAACCGCGAACAGCGGCCAACAGACACTCGCCGACGGAACGGTGACGAAGTCGCTCTACACCGTTCAGCAGTCTGCCGAACTACAGGGAGTCCCGGTCCCGTCCGGATACGGGATCGTCGACCAGAGGAGACTGATTGGGAATGCGGTGCCACCTCGGGTCGCGGAAGCTATCGCGCGTCAGGTGATCGTGCCCAGGATGCGCGGCGAGCCGCTGGGCCAGATGGCGGAGATCCCCACCTTGTTCGGAGGCTGGCTGTGAAGCGGCGCCCTACCACTCCCCGCGCGAGCCGCCCCGAAGAGCTCGCCGACCCGGAGAAGACCCGCCGCCTGCTTGACGCGAAGGTGGATCGCAGCGGCGGCCCGGACGCCTGCTGGCCCTGGCTGGGTCATACCAGCCCGAACGGCCATGGGCAGATGTACGTGACCAACGCTCATGGAGATCAGCACGGCTACAGCGCGCATCGGCTCGCGCTGATGTTCGCAGTGGGCGCGGTGCCGCTCAAACCAGCGGTTGTGCTCAGAAGCTGCAACAGTGCCAGCTGCTGCAACCCGGCTCACTTGTACGTGGGAACCGAGCAGGACGCGGCCCGCGCGCGGGAGGCGCTGGGGAGGGGCAACCACCCGCGTAGGTCGGGGGAGGCGAACCACAGGGCCAAGCTGACGGCAGCGCAGGTGGAAGAGATCAGGGCCACGCCACACACCTACGGCAGTGATGCGGCCTTCGCCAGGCGCTTCGGCGTGACGGTGGGCGCGGTCACGCTGGTGCGGAAGGGGATCCGCTGGGGGAGCACGCCCGTGCGGCGCGGCGAGCCAGCCTTCGATGAGGCGGACTTCGACGAGCGCGGCAGGATCATTCGCGCGAGCGGCATTCAGAACATCGACGAGGTGCGCGAGCGGTTCGCCGAGGCGTCCATGTCCAGCACTGAGGCCGCAGGCTGCATCGACTGGGTCAGGGCCGTCGGAACCGGCGGCTACGGTCGGGTCACGATCACCGGGAAGAATGGCCTGACGAGCGGGTATGGCGCTCACCGCATCGCCTGGCTGCTCGCTGGGTATGACGCGCCGCCGGATGGGATGGTGCTCAAACACGGCTGCGACCGCCCACGCTGCGTGAACCCGCAGCACCTGTCGGTCGGCACGCATGCCGAGAACGCTGCGGAGCGCGAGGCCAGGGGGCGCGGCGGGGCGGAGAAGCGCAGCGGCGAGCTCAATGGCAGGTCAAAGCTCACACGGGAACAGGCGCGCGCCATCCGGGCGTCAGCAGGGACCCATGCCGAGCTCGCGCGGCGGTACGGCGTAGACCCGAAGGTCATTCGCAAAGTCAGGTCGGGCGAGAACTGGCGAGAGCTGGCATAGCCCACTGAAACTTGCCGTCCGCAGATGGTGATATCACTGTCTGGGACGGCAAGAATCTGTTGAATCACGACTGCCTTTTTGGTATGATGATTCAGGATCAAAGGGGAGGACACACCAGGGACTGACAGTCAAGCCACGCGGCCACCTCAGCCGTGAATCCGGGCCGGAACCTCGGGAGCGCTCACCATGGCGCGAATCGAGAAGCTGGAAGACGTCACCTATGTAGACCGCCTCAGGAAGAAGTTCAGCCTCATGACCCGCCGGGACGCTGCCACTGGCTGCCTGGAGTGGCAGGGGAGCCTCGCCAACAAGGGCTACGGCATGATCGGCATCACCGGGAAGCATGACCAGGGCGAGCGCTACAAGTACCTGACGCACCGCGTGGCCTGGATGCTGGGTACCGGCGAGATGCCGCCAGCAGACCTGATGGTTTGCCACCGGTGCGACAATCCCGCCTGTGTGGCCATCGAGCATCTGTTCCTGGGCACCAACGCCGACAACGTGCGGGACATGCACGAGAAGGGGCGCGCGGCGAAGATCGACCCGGTCATCCGCAGGGGAGACCTGAACGGCCGCGCGAAGCTCACCTGGGATGATGTGGACGCCATCCGGGCAGAGGCAGCCAAAGGCGAGTACGGCATACAGACGAAGCTGGCGAAGCGCTATGGGCTCACGCAATCAGCTGTGAACCTCATCATCAAAGGCAAGACCTGGAAGCGCGAGGAATAGCCCAGCCTGAGCTGCGGGCCCGGCCGCCCGGTCGGGCTCGCTCGCATTGGCGAATAGGATGACATTCATGAGTCATGATGCTAGTATTTGCCGTGCTGTACGCCCGAGCAGGGGCAAATAGTTAGCACCCGACTCAAAATCGGACGCGAAAGCGTGGGGGTTCGAGTCCCCCCACCGGCACCACAAAAAAATTCCCCGTCTAGAACGGGGGTTTTCTTTTGCCCTTGAATGTAAAACCTGTTGTGGGAGGCTGGCCCTGAACGGCCTGGGCAGGTGCCTTTGCCGGCGTGCCGGGACTTGCTACCCTGAAGGCATGAAGCAGCGGGAAGTTATCTTCAGGAGTGAATACAAGGGGCACCAGATCGAAGTGGTGCGGCTCTCCGAAGTGCTGAACGCCGTGGGCCGCAAGATGAAAGTCGAACGCCGCCTCCAGGCGTTCATTGACGGCATGCCCCTCAAATACGAGGAACTGGATCGCCCCGGTTTACAGGACGACCTGGTGGAACTGGCGCAGGCCATTGCCGAACAACTGCCGGAACGACTTCCCTCAAGCGAGCAACTGTAGTCCTGGGCGATCCGGTTGTTGCGTGGTCTGTTCGGAGAAGTAGTAGCCAGATCACGTCTGGGACGCGTTTTTCTCCCAATAGTCGGGTCTTCCAGTGGCTTTTAACCTAATACCCTTTTCACTCGTCTTTCGCGTGGCTGACAAAGGCGGCGCAGCGCAGTTGTCCGGTCACGCTGAGGGCCTGCACCACGTCACTGGGCGGCAAAGTGCCGATCACGCTGGAATGCCGGTCGATGGGAATGAACCACGGTGGGGTGCTCAGGCGGCCTTCCCACTCGAGACGCAGGTTCCGTTCCAGGCAGGCGGCGTCCAGGGCGGTCAGGGAAGCCCGGTAGCGGCGTTTCCCGGTGATGATGTCCACGACGACGGGGGCGGGCGCGTAACCTTGCAGGGCGCGTTGAGCGCGGTCCTGTCCCCACAGGCTGGCGGTCAGCGCAGCCAGCAGTGGCAGTAAGGCCGCCAGGAGCCACACGGTCAAAGCCCGGGCGTTGCCTGCCCGCCACAGGAACAGCAGGAGAATGGCGGTGGTCAACAGCGTGAGGGCGAGGAACAGAACCGTGGGGAGCACCCGCTCAGTTTACTTCTTTGCCTTATTTTGCGCCTCGTTCAGGGCCGCCTGAGCGCTGGCTTTGCCCGTGACGGCCTTCCAGATGGCGTCCTCGACGGCGCTGACCCACGCGCCGTAACTGGCGAGGTTGGGGCGCGGCGCGGCGCGTTCCATCTGCGCGTGTGCCACCTTGATTTGCGGATTTTGCCGGTACCAGTCGTTCAGCAGGGGCGTGACGCTGCGGCGCGGGGGGGCGTAAGCGGTGGTTTTCACCCAGTCTGCCAGCCGGGCGGGTTCCATCAGATACGCCCAGAAGGCCACGGCACCCGCCTGTTGCGGCGCTGAAGCGTTCCTCGGCACGACCAGCGCTCCGCCGCCCAGCGGCACCGTGCAGGCCCCGGCCTTCTCGCAGGGAAAAGGAGCGATACCCAGCTGGAAAAACGGCACTTTGCGGGCGTCCGTCCAGTTCGCCACACTGGCCATGACGAACAGATTCTGCCCCCGCGCAAAATCGAACGCCGCCCGGGTCGCCTCGCCCAGCGTGCGCGGTTGCGCCTGCCCCGCCGCGCTCATGCGGGCCAGTTGGGTCAGGGCTTCCACGGCCTCGGGGCTGTTCAGGTTGGGTTCATTGCCCTTCACGAGACTGCCGCCGCGAGACAGGACGTTGGCCTCGAAAGTCCAGGCGTCGGCTGCCGCCACCAGCGGACGTTTCCCGCCAGTGGCGAGGCGCTTGCTGGCCGCCTCCATATCCGTCCAGGTGGCGGGCGGGTTCACCCCGGCGCGGCGCAGTGCCCCGGCGTTGTACATCAGCACCGGAACGCTCAGGTTCCACGGCAGGGCGAAACGCTTCCCGTTCACCTCGCCTGCCTTCCACGCCGGTGCATAGAAGTCCTTGAGCAACTCGGCACTCAGGGCATTGTCCTCCTGAGACAGGTCGGCGAGTTGCCCCGCCGCGACCATCGGGGCAATCTGCGTGAATTCCAGCTGGGCCAGCGCGGGGGCGTTTCCCGCCTGAATGGCCTTTTGCAGGGCAGGTTGCAATTCACGGTAATTGCCTTTGCTGACCGGCACCACCTCGTACCGGTTCTGCGAGGCGTTGAATTGCCGGGCGTACTCCGCCACCTTGCCCTGCACCCCCTCCATGGCGTGCCAGAACTCAATTTTTACCGGGGCCGCCTGCGCCGAAGCCAGCAGCAAAGTCAAAGGAAGAAAACGCAGCATCACCGCCAAGTCTAAGGGCCGCGACTGACCGCAGAGTGACGCGCAAGTCAGGGGAATTTACGGCATCTTAAGCGTGTGCCCTTCCTCCCGGACACCATGACCCTCAGCCCTACGGAACCGGCGTGTCTGCATTTAAAAAAGGTGTGGCAGCGCTGCAAGAAGGCTGCAAGGAGCGCGCCAACGCGTCCGGTTCGCGGGCCATGGTGCTCGGCGGTGACGGGCTGATGTTCTCCCCAGAGAAAAGCCCATGAAGGACGTGTTCATCGCCCAGACGCCCGAGCAGGCCAGGCTGTTGCAGGACATGATTTACGTGGGCCTGTTGGGCCGACTGCTCAAAAGTGACGCCAGTGCCGGTGAAGTGGCCAAGGACAAGGCGCAGACCGTGCAGCAGGTGCACCACAGGCTGACCCGACTTCATCAGGCGGAACTTATTGAAGTTCGCGGGGAACGCACTCGCGGCGGCCGACCCGTGAAGCTTTATGGCCCGGTGGCCAGGGAATACCGCGTGCCGTTTGCCCTGACGGACGCCGCGACGGTGGGGGAACTCATTCGGGAATCGCATCGGCCCTTGCTGGACTTGCATTACGAGGCCATAAGCCGCCTGCAAACCGCTGATCTGCTCATTCGCCAGAATGAACGGGGCCAGATGTTCATGACGCTTGCCGACACGGACGGGCAGGATGAAGCGGTGCTGCACAGCGCCTTCTTGGGTTACCGCTTGACCCCGCAGACCGTGCAGGAATTGCAGGAGCGCCTGACTACCCTCGCGGAGTGGCTGGGCAGTCAGGCACTGAAACGGGAGGAAAGAGGAGAGGATTACCTGCTGGGCCTGCTGCTCGCGCCGGGTCAAGTGAAGCGGTAGTCATAAGAGATCCGGTTGATGATTTATCAAATTGCTGGAAAGGGTCGAGTGGCGCGAACAGAAGCAATAAGCGTCCCGGACGTGGAGTGAACCCTCCGGTGTTATTCCGCAGGGCGCACAAACGGGAGGCTAATTACTGGATTTTCGCGCGCAGGGCAGTCACCGCGTCGGTTGGCCCGGTCATGGTGCCGGTCAGTGAAATTTGGCCGACGCTTTGCTGCACGAGTTCAGGTGTGACATCCGAACTCAAGGACAGGCAGCCGATGACGCGCAGGTTCACGCGGTTATAGGCCACAGCGTGTTTTTCGAGGAAAGCGCGGTTGAGGTGGTAAATCCCGAGGCAGAAAATCTGACTGTTCATGTGGGCTCCTTACGCGGCGGCCGGTTCGGCCGGAAGCGGGGCGGTGACGGGTTCACGTTTCAGGATGGCGGCCCAGACGACGGCCCCCAGCATGGCCAGCACGCCTGACACGGCAAAAATGGTGGAAATGGCGATCCGGTCGGCAATGGGGGCCAGCAGCAGCAGCGTGGCGGGCATGCCGATCGTCCCGACCATGCCGAGCAGGCTGCCGACCCGCCCGAAGTACTCGGGGGCAATACGTTTCTGAAAAATGACGCCGATGCCCATGTTCACGAAGGCGTTTGCCAGTCCGGTGGCGACGGCCAGCACGTACATTTGCGGGGCGCTGTGCGCGAAGGCCAGGCCCAGGGTGGTCAGGCCCATGAGGCCCATGCCCCACACCGAGGACAACGCCGGATTGATTTTCCGGCCCAGGGTGGCGATCACGAGACTGCCGACCACCCCGCCCGCCAGCAGCAGACCGAAAAACAGGCCGTACCCCTGCTCTCCGGCGCCGAGGGCCAGCATCCTTTTGGGCATCAGCATGTCGAGCGGCGCGAAAGACGCATTCAGCAGCAGCGCCAGCAGCGGCAGGCCCATCATGATGGCGCTGCCCCGGACGTAGCGAATCCCTGCCGTGAACGACTGCCAGAACGTCTCACCCTCCTTGCGCGGAGTGCGCTCGGGAAGGGTGACGAACAGCAGCAGGCCAGCGAACAGCAGGAACGACGCGCCGTCCAGCAACAGCGACGGCGCCCGGCCGATCGTCGCCACGAGGAACCCGCCCCCGACGAACCCCAGCATGGTCATGGTCTGCGTGGCGCCTTGCATCAGGCCGGTGGCCCGCTCCAGCTGGTCGGCGGGGACAAGCCGCGCCGTCATCCCCGCCGTGGCCGGGCCGTAGAACGCGCCCACCAGCCCTGTCAGAAACGACGCCACGTAAATGACCTCGACGGGAATGGAGCCGCGCAGCGCCAGGAACCCTATGCCCAGTTGCAGGAACCCGCGCAGGAGGTTGCCCAGCACCAGCGGGGGTTTCAGCGGCCAGCGGTCGACGAGTGCCCCCATGAACGGTTGCAGAATCGCTGGCAACATCGCCAGCGCAAGGTTAATTCCCATGGCACTTGCACTGCCGGTCTGGTGCAGCACCAGAAAACTCGTGGCAATGCCCGCCAGCGCCGTGCCGAAAGCACTTTGCGCCCCGCCCAGCCACCACAGCAGGAAATTCTTATTCCAGAGCGTCGTCGGCTTCACGGCTTGATCGGAGGTCATGCCCACAGAGTGCAGGTGAACCTACTCCACGTGAAAGGCCCGCAGTGGAGTAGAGCATTTGACAAAAGAACGAAGTGATTTTGTCCGAGCAGAGCGAGTGAATTTAAATGAGCAGGACGAAGAATGGAGTCAGGTGGAGTGTTGTTCTCCGCCTGACGGAATTCGGAGAACTGCTCTAGGTGGCGGCCAGGGTCATCAAGTCTGAGAAAACGCTTCCCCCAGCCTCTTTTTCCACCGACTTTTTTCCACTGGATTACCGAACAAGTAGGAACAGCAGCGTCAGCACGAAGAAGAATTCCGTGATGCCCACCTGTTTGGGCGTGATGGTTTTCTGGCGCATGGGGCCGATCATGGGCAGGGCGCAGGCGCGCAGGGTGGTGCAGAACAGGAAGGCCGGAACCAGCCACGAGAGTCCCTGGGTCAGCGCTGCCCACACGCTCAGCAGTGTGATGGCGGCGTGGTAACCGATCGAGTACGCCAGAAAGCCCTTTTCGCCGCGTTCGCGGATCATGGTTTTTACGTAGAAGATGGTGCCGATGAAGTACAGCGTCAGGAGGGCGGTGGCGCTGGCGGCCCGCTGAAAGGCCGGGTCGGTCGGCAGGCCTTGAACGAACTGGAAAAGCCCGTCTGAGAAGGTCACGGCGCAGATCAGGCAGGCAGCGATGACAGTCGTGACGCGGCCCAGCAGGGCAGTTTCGTCTTTCTTCCAGGCCTGCCACAACCCGGCGCCCAGCAGGGGCGCGTAGACGATTCCCCACTGGATCAGCGCGGGTTCCAGCCACAGCACCACGGCGCCCAGCACGGCACTCAGGCCGCCGTACACCTGCAGGGGGCGAACATAACGCGTTTTATTCCTGGCTTTCAGCCACATCGACAGGTCGTAGAACGCGAAGTACCCCACCAGCCACAGCAGCAGCAGCGGAAGGGCGAACACGTTGAAGTGGCCTTCCTGCGCACGCAGCACCACGCCCACGATAAACGGCAGAAACAGCATGGCCCATGCCCCGTGCTGTTGTGGCAGCCATTCCACCGGCAGACGCCGGCGTTTCGGGCGTTGCGTTTGCGGATGTGGGGCAATGCGGTGCGAGTCGTTGACGGTCAGGTCGGCAGCTTTGGCGGGCATAATCAGGACTCCTTTGTCCTATTTTACCCGGTGGGTTCAGACATTTGCCTCTGCCTGTTCCCTCTGCGCGCGTTCCAGCAAAACCTTCAGGGTCTGCCAGCCCAGCGTGGCGCACTTCACCCGCGTGTGCAGCGTATGAACGCCCTGCAGCGCCGCGCTCTCGCCCAGTTCCGGCGCGGCCTCACCCGTTTTCATCATGGCACTGAATTTCTCGGCCAGTTCCAGCGCCTCCGGGACGGTTTTCCCGCGAATCATCGAGGTCATCAGGCTGGCGCTCGCCACCGAGATCGCGCAACCTTTCGCAGTGAATTTGGCGCCCTCAATGGTCTCGCCGTTCATTTTCAACATGAGCTGCAGGCTGTCCCCGCAACTGGGGTTGTGCCCTCCCTCGGCGTGCGTGGCGTCCGGCAGGTCACCGAAGTGGCGGGGTTTGCGGTAGTGCTCCATGACCACCTGCTTGTAAAGGTCTTTCAGGGCGCTCATAGGTTCTCTCCAAAGAAGGTGGCGATGTCGCGGAGTTCGCGGGCCAGGGCGTCCACGTCCTCCCGGGTGTTGTACACGTAGAAACTGGCGCGGGCGGTACTCACGACGTCCAGCGCCCGCATCAGTGGCTGGGCGCAGTGATGCCCGGCCCGCACGCAGATGTTGGCCTCGTCGAGGAAACCGGCCACGTCGTGCGCGTGTGCGCCCCGCACGTTGAAACTGAGCACCCCTGCCCGCTCACTGTGTTCACCGTCACTCTCCGGGCCGTACAGGTCGACGCCCTCGATCAGGTTCAGTTGCCCCTGCGCATACTGAAACAGTTCCGACTCGTAAGCGTGGACGTTCTCCATACCCAGACCCTCCAGATACGCCAGGGCCGCGCCGAAGCCCACCACCTCGGCGATGGCAGGCGTACCGGCCTCAAAACGGTTCGGCAGGTCGGCGTACGTGCTGCGGTCCGTGTAAACCTCGCGGATCATGTCGCCCCCGCCCAGGAACGGCGGCATGTCCCGCAGGTGCTGCGGCTGGGCGATCAGCAGGCCCACGCCACTGGGCCCCAGCATCTTGTGTGCACTCAGCACGTAGAAATCGGCGCCCAACTCGCTCAGATTCAGCGGCATGTGCGGCGCGGCCTGGGCACCATCCAGCAGAATCGGTTTCCCGTGCCGGTGTGCCATGTCCACCAGCTGCTTCGCCGGGTGAATGGTTCCCAGCGCGTTACTGACGTGCTGCAACGCCACCAGTTTCAGGTTGGGCAGTTGCAGTTTCTGCGCGTAATCTTCCAGATCCAGGCGGCCCTCCGGGGTCATGCGCACGGCTTCCACCCGCGCCCCGCGCAAGCCCGTGACCAGGTGCCACGGCACGAGGTTCGCGTGATGCTCCATCTCGCTGACCAGCACCACGTCCCCGGCGTTCAGGTTCCGCAGGCCCCATGAGTACGCCACCAGATTGACCGCTTCGGTGGCATTG from Deinococcus fonticola encodes the following:
- a CDS encoding DNA cytosine methyltransferase — encoded protein: MPEGTKKESVGKVVELCCGLGGATHGLLNAGLDVVKAYDLWPVAVQAHKEWHPEVPCEVRDVKEIEPEELRGVAVWASLPCFVAGTLVLTDGGYRPIEDIKVGDMVLTHEGRWRPVQHTMRREGAQLRYIKAGGAPEGLLTTDEHPFYVRQQGRAWNNDRRSYDRTFGLPEWRDAEDVVPGRDLVGQVLPAEDKASEYSEAHWWLVGRYLADGWRTDTKGYDGGSVVVCAGASKAAELERRIIEAGFTPRAHRERTVTKFHIFSNDLYHFLKPFGRYAHGKCIPGFALELPKHLAKALLDGYLSGDGHYEERYKELKATTVSRPLALGVALLAQKVFGVVAAVRVCRVPRKKVIEGRQVNQRDFYVVSIPHHNRSAFVDGDYGWKHVRENMPAGVGTVYNISVEEDESYVVENIIVHNCQPWSVANQVRRGKNHPHYYSLRHFARQVQYARVAVIENVAGLARTQDGRAELQELRDECRKLGLRCSVQIISCTEHGVVTAGKRTIIIISRDGQEVEPIVPTEPVAATGRRPTANSGQQTLADGTVTKSLYTVQQSAELQGVPVPSGYGIVDQRRLIGNAVPPRVAEAIARQVIVPRMRGEPLGQMAEIPTLFGGWL
- a CDS encoding HNH endonuclease signature motif containing protein; this translates as MKRRPTTPRASRPEELADPEKTRRLLDAKVDRSGGPDACWPWLGHTSPNGHGQMYVTNAHGDQHGYSAHRLALMFAVGAVPLKPAVVLRSCNSASCCNPAHLYVGTEQDAARAREALGRGNHPRRSGEANHRAKLTAAQVEEIRATPHTYGSDAAFARRFGVTVGAVTLVRKGIRWGSTPVRRGEPAFDEADFDERGRIIRASGIQNIDEVRERFAEASMSSTEAAGCIDWVRAVGTGGYGRVTITGKNGLTSGYGAHRIAWLLAGYDAPPDGMVLKHGCDRPRCVNPQHLSVGTHAENAAEREARGRGGAEKRSGELNGRSKLTREQARAIRASAGTHAELARRYGVDPKVIRKVRSGENWRELA
- a CDS encoding HNH endonuclease signature motif containing protein, with translation MARIEKLEDVTYVDRLRKKFSLMTRRDAATGCLEWQGSLANKGYGMIGITGKHDQGERYKYLTHRVAWMLGTGEMPPADLMVCHRCDNPACVAIEHLFLGTNADNVRDMHEKGRAAKIDPVIRRGDLNGRAKLTWDDVDAIRAEAAKGEYGIQTKLAKRYGLTQSAVNLIIKGKTWKREE
- a CDS encoding ABC transporter substrate-binding protein; this translates as MLRFLPLTLLLASAQAAPVKIEFWHAMEGVQGKVAEYARQFNASQNRYEVVPVSKGNYRELQPALQKAIQAGNAPALAQLEFTQIAPMVAAGQLADLSQEDNALSAELLKDFYAPAWKAGEVNGKRFALPWNLSVPVLMYNAGALRRAGVNPPATWTDMEAASKRLATGGKRPLVAAADAWTFEANVLSRGGSLVKGNEPNLNSPEAVEALTQLARMSAAGQAQPRTLGEATRAAFDFARGQNLFVMASVANWTDARKVPFFQLGIAPFPCEKAGACTVPLGGGALVVPRNASAPQQAGAVAFWAYLMEPARLADWVKTTAYAPPRRSVTPLLNDWYRQNPQIKVAHAQMERAAPRPNLASYGAWVSAVEDAIWKAVTGKASAQAALNEAQNKAKK
- a CDS encoding MFS transporter; the protein is MTSDQAVKPTTLWNKNFLLWWLGGAQSAFGTALAGIATSFLVLHQTGSASAMGINLALAMLPAILQPFMGALVDRWPLKPPLVLGNLLRGFLQLGIGFLALRGSIPVEVIYVASFLTGLVGAFYGPATAGMTARLVPADQLERATGLMQGATQTMTMLGFVGGGFLVATIGRAPSLLLDGASFLLFAGLLLFVTLPERTPRKEGETFWQSFTAGIRYVRGSAIMMGLPLLALLLNASFAPLDMLMPKRMLALGAGEQGYGLFFGLLLAGGVVGSLVIATLGRKINPALSSVWGMGLMGLTTLGLAFAHSAPQMYVLAVATGLANAFVNMGIGVIFQKRIAPEYFGRVGSLLGMVGTIGMPATLLLLAPIADRIAISTIFAVSGVLAMLGAVVWAAILKREPVTAPLPAEPAAA
- a CDS encoding YwiC-like family protein — protein: MPAKAADLTVNDSHRIAPHPQTQRPKRRRLPVEWLPQQHGAWAMLFLPFIVGVVLRAQEGHFNVFALPLLLLWLVGYFAFYDLSMWLKARNKTRYVRPLQVYGGLSAVLGAVVLWLEPALIQWGIVYAPLLGAGLWQAWKKDETALLGRVTTVIAACLICAVTFSDGLFQFVQGLPTDPAFQRAASATALLTLYFIGTIFYVKTMIRERGEKGFLAYSIGYHAAITLLSVWAALTQGLSWLVPAFLFCTTLRACALPMIGPMRQKTITPKQVGITEFFFVLTLLFLLVR
- the sufU gene encoding Fe-S cluster assembly sulfur transfer protein SufU, producing the protein MSALKDLYKQVVMEHYRKPRHFGDLPDATHAEGGHNPSCGDSLQLMLKMNGETIEGAKFTAKGCAISVASASLMTSMIRGKTVPEALELAEKFSAMMKTGEAAPELGESAALQGVHTLHTRVKCATLGWQTLKVLLERAQREQAEANV